The Pseudomonas asiatica genome has a segment encoding these proteins:
- a CDS encoding CobW family GTP-binding protein, whose translation MLQNIPTHVIAGPLGAGKTTLIRHLLAQRPANERWAVLINEFGLVGLDAALLSRDEDGIAIGEVAGGCLCCVNGMPFQVGLGRLLRKSRPDRLFIEPSGLGHPLQLLAQLQKAPWAGVLTIQPLLIVVDAQSMVRNEQLTEAQQQAFDAAESVVLNKSEAVDQSTKLLITNKFYGKKIFWTVQGRLPLSDLPAVTNGIVDSSVVDNRIVDNLVNPPAALWADPGQPICLAQQGEGGWSIGWRWHPGQQFYPQRLQAFLRAWPWRRAKGVIHSVEGWQSFNGLNGDMPAWQPSDWRRDTRIELIFDQPQSQSALQAGLSECRVS comes from the coding sequence ATGCTGCAGAACATTCCCACCCACGTGATTGCCGGCCCGCTGGGGGCCGGCAAGACCACCCTGATCCGTCACCTGCTGGCCCAGCGCCCGGCCAATGAGCGCTGGGCGGTATTGATCAACGAATTCGGCCTGGTAGGCCTGGATGCGGCCTTGCTCAGCCGTGACGAAGACGGCATCGCCATCGGCGAGGTCGCAGGTGGCTGCCTGTGCTGCGTCAATGGCATGCCGTTCCAGGTGGGCCTGGGCCGACTGCTGCGCAAATCCCGCCCTGACCGGCTGTTCATCGAGCCGTCCGGGCTGGGTCATCCCTTGCAGTTGCTCGCTCAGTTGCAAAAAGCCCCTTGGGCTGGAGTGCTGACAATACAGCCATTGCTGATAGTCGTGGACGCGCAGTCGATGGTCCGGAACGAGCAGCTTACGGAGGCTCAACAGCAGGCGTTCGATGCTGCTGAAAGCGTTGTCTTGAACAAATCAGAGGCTGTGGATCAAAGCACTAAGTTGTTGATAACTAATAAATTTTATGGAAAGAAAATCTTCTGGACTGTCCAAGGTAGGTTGCCCTTGTCGGACCTTCCGGCTGTAACCAATGGCATTGTCGACAGCTCGGTTGTGGATAACAGGATTGTCGACAATCTTGTAAATCCACCGGCAGCGCTATGGGCAGATCCCGGGCAGCCTATCTGTCTTGCCCAGCAGGGGGAGGGAGGTTGGAGCATCGGCTGGCGCTGGCACCCTGGCCAGCAGTTTTATCCACAGCGGCTGCAGGCGTTCTTGCGGGCTTGGCCGTGGCGGCGCGCGAAGGGGGTTATCCACAGCGTGGAGGGCTGGCAATCATTCAATGGCCTGAATGGGGACATGCCTGCCTGGCAGCCAAGCGACTGGCGCAGGGATACGCGTATCGAGCTGATTTTCGACCAGCCGCAATCGCAATCCGCGCTGCAGGCCGGGTTAAGCGAATGTCGTGTCAGCTGA
- a CDS encoding DUF1826 domain-containing protein, giving the protein MNPARKPVDIFQVFGETPQVLTDVLQDGVNLAVWRRRLPPQLEDFAALVVSLGQPLADQRVIDVDEQHMPVFTELLREAADLHGYEAFVADVAWLVAAYTCLVGAQRVGLRLRVLTGPMCPRFHVDNVPLRLLTTYAGPGSEWLKEDASPRGNLHTAIPPVDNVQHLQAGDVAVLKGEKWQGNEGAGLVHRSPSGQLGRLMLSLDWLA; this is encoded by the coding sequence ATGAACCCTGCACGCAAGCCTGTGGATATTTTCCAGGTATTTGGCGAGACACCGCAGGTGCTGACCGATGTGCTGCAGGATGGCGTGAACCTGGCGGTATGGCGCCGACGCTTGCCGCCACAACTGGAGGACTTTGCCGCCCTGGTAGTCAGCCTCGGCCAGCCCTTGGCAGACCAGCGCGTCATCGATGTGGACGAGCAGCACATGCCGGTATTCACCGAACTCTTGCGCGAAGCGGCCGACTTGCACGGCTATGAGGCATTCGTGGCGGATGTGGCTTGGCTGGTGGCGGCCTATACCTGCCTGGTGGGTGCGCAGCGGGTCGGTTTGCGCCTGCGGGTACTGACAGGCCCGATGTGCCCGCGCTTCCATGTGGATAACGTTCCGCTGCGTCTGCTCACTACCTACGCAGGCCCAGGTAGCGAGTGGTTGAAAGAGGACGCGAGCCCTCGTGGCAACTTACACACAGCAATACCGCCTGTGGATAACGTTCAGCACCTGCAAGCTGGCGACGTGGCTGTGCTCAAAGGTGAGAAGTGGCAGGGCAACGAAGGTGCGGGTCTGGTGCATCGTTCGCCGTCGGGGCAGCTGGGGCGCCTGATGCTCAGCCTTGACTGGCTGGCCTGA
- the zigA gene encoding zinc metallochaperone GTPase ZigA gives MSNRLPVTVLSGFLGAGKSTLLNHVLRNRNNLRVAVIVNDMSEINIDASEVQRNVSLNRAEEKLVEMSNGCICCTLREDLLEEVARLAEEGRFDYLLIESTGISEPLPVAETFTFRDEQGRSLSDMARLDTMVTVVDGLNFLRDYQAADSLASRGETLGEEDERSISDLLIEQVEFADVLLLSKIDLISQHEREELMAILRSLNARAQIVPMVMGQVPLERILDTGLFDFDQAAQAPGWLQELRGEHVPETEEYGIAATTWQARRPLHPQRFFDFIHTPWSNGRLLRSKGFFWLASKYQEAGSWSQAGGMMRHGLAGRWWRFVPREQWPQDVDNTTAILKNWVAESGDCRQELVFIGQNIDFEKLSTALDACLLTDQEMELGHMGWLRLPDPFGPWHEEAAA, from the coding sequence ATGTCCAACCGTCTCCCTGTCACCGTGCTGTCCGGCTTCCTTGGCGCCGGCAAGAGCACCTTGCTCAACCATGTGCTGCGTAACCGCAACAACCTGCGGGTTGCGGTCATCGTCAATGACATGAGCGAAATCAACATTGATGCCAGCGAGGTGCAGCGCAATGTAAGCCTCAACCGTGCCGAGGAGAAGCTGGTGGAGATGAGCAATGGCTGCATCTGCTGCACGTTGCGTGAAGACCTGCTCGAGGAGGTGGCGCGGCTGGCCGAAGAAGGGCGTTTCGATTATTTGCTGATCGAGTCCACGGGGATCTCGGAGCCACTGCCGGTGGCCGAGACCTTCACCTTCCGCGACGAACAGGGCCGCAGCCTGTCCGACATGGCGCGTCTGGACACCATGGTCACTGTGGTCGATGGCTTGAACTTCCTGCGTGATTACCAGGCAGCAGACAGCCTGGCCAGCCGTGGCGAAACCCTTGGTGAGGAGGACGAGCGCTCGATCAGTGACTTGCTGATCGAGCAGGTCGAGTTCGCCGATGTACTGTTGCTGAGCAAGATCGACCTGATCAGCCAGCACGAGCGCGAAGAGCTCATGGCCATTCTGCGCAGCCTCAATGCCCGGGCGCAGATCGTGCCCATGGTCATGGGCCAGGTACCGCTGGAACGCATCCTTGACACCGGCCTGTTCGACTTCGACCAGGCCGCCCAGGCACCGGGCTGGCTGCAAGAGTTGCGCGGCGAGCATGTGCCGGAAACCGAAGAGTACGGCATTGCCGCCACCACCTGGCAGGCCCGGCGCCCCCTTCATCCACAGCGCTTTTTCGATTTTATCCACACGCCTTGGAGCAATGGCCGACTGCTGCGTTCCAAAGGCTTTTTCTGGCTGGCCAGCAAATACCAGGAGGCCGGCAGCTGGTCGCAGGCAGGCGGCATGATGCGCCATGGCCTGGCGGGCCGCTGGTGGCGTTTCGTGCCACGCGAGCAGTGGCCACAGGATGTGGATAACACCACCGCGATCTTGAAGAACTGGGTTGCCGAGAGCGGTGACTGCCGCCAGGAACTGGTGTTCATCGGGCAGAATATCGACTTCGAAAAATTATCCACAGCACTCGATGCATGCCTTTTGACCGATCAGGAAATGGAATTGGGGCACATGGGCTGGTTGCGCCTGCCCGATCCGTTCGGTCCATGGCATGAGGAGGCGGCAGCATGA
- the folE2 gene encoding GTP cyclohydrolase FolE2, producing the protein MTQLKLPDIAAQTHEYALPLNWVGMCGIAQPVQFEGRTAAATVDAGVSLVDGSSRGIHMSRLYLALESLAHQPLTPLTIHQLLTDFLSSHEGLSSAAYLRLRFEHLLKRPALISPLEGWKSYAVTVDARIENEMFHVELSVSVPYSSTCPCSAALARQLIQQQFQAHFSAEQVDKSAVLQWLGSAEGIVATPHSQRSSAQIQVRLRSNQQVLPITELIDRIEASLGTAVQTAVKRADEQAFALANGQNLMFCEDAARRLHKALRQMEWSTAFKLRVEHAESLHAHDVVATSQWQWDVSCAA; encoded by the coding sequence ATGACTCAGCTCAAGCTCCCCGACATTGCCGCACAAACCCATGAATACGCCTTGCCTTTGAACTGGGTGGGTATGTGCGGGATCGCCCAACCCGTGCAGTTCGAGGGGCGCACAGCAGCTGCCACTGTCGATGCTGGCGTTAGCCTGGTAGACGGCAGCTCACGCGGTATCCATATGTCGCGGCTTTATCTCGCCCTGGAGTCGTTGGCGCATCAGCCCCTGACGCCGCTCACCATCCACCAGCTGCTGACTGACTTCCTCAGCAGCCACGAAGGCCTTTCCTCCGCAGCCTATCTGCGTTTGCGCTTCGAGCATCTGCTAAAAAGGCCTGCATTGATCAGCCCGCTGGAGGGTTGGAAAAGCTATGCCGTCACAGTCGATGCAAGGATCGAAAATGAAATGTTCCACGTGGAACTATCCGTTTCCGTCCCTTACTCCTCGACCTGCCCATGCTCGGCTGCACTTGCACGGCAGCTGATTCAGCAGCAGTTCCAGGCGCATTTCAGCGCCGAGCAGGTCGACAAATCTGCAGTTCTACAGTGGCTTGGCAGCGCCGAAGGCATCGTAGCGACGCCCCATAGCCAACGTAGTAGCGCGCAAATCCAGGTAAGACTGCGCAGCAATCAGCAGGTACTGCCAATCACCGAGTTGATCGACCGCATAGAAGCAAGCCTGGGGACAGCGGTGCAGACCGCAGTGAAGCGCGCAGACGAACAAGCCTTTGCCTTGGCCAACGGCCAGAACCTGATGTTCTGCGAAGACGCCGCACGACGCCTGCACAAGGCGCTACGGCAAATGGAATGGAGCACGGCCTTCAAGCTGCGCGTGGAACATGCAGAAAGCCTGCATGCCCACGATGTTGTTGCGACCAGCCAGTGGCAATGGGATGTCAGCTGCGCGGCTTGA
- a CDS encoding DUF3617 domain-containing protein has translation MKIRLPLLALALGVSSPLVHAQMLQPGLWELTTSNMQVDGKPLPDMEFMLGQLKNLPPEQRAMMEGVLAKQGVTVGGKGVRSCLTPEQVATNDIPLQDPKSGCTQKITDRTGNVWKFQFSCPKAQGSGQATFLSDREFTTQVNGTFNASGVQQQGSMNTRAVWLGNDCGSVKPRS, from the coding sequence ATGAAGATTCGTCTGCCACTGTTGGCGTTGGCCCTAGGTGTGAGCAGCCCGCTGGTGCATGCTCAGATGCTACAGCCAGGTTTGTGGGAGCTGACCACCAGCAACATGCAGGTCGATGGCAAGCCGTTACCCGACATGGAGTTCATGCTCGGCCAGTTGAAGAACCTGCCGCCAGAGCAGCGTGCGATGATGGAAGGGGTGCTGGCCAAGCAGGGAGTGACTGTTGGGGGTAAGGGGGTGCGCTCGTGCCTGACGCCAGAACAAGTGGCAACCAACGATATCCCGCTGCAGGATCCGAAGTCAGGGTGTACCCAGAAGATCACCGACCGCACCGGCAATGTGTGGAAATTTCAGTTCAGCTGCCCCAAAGCGCAGGGCAGCGGCCAGGCGACATTCCTCAGTGACCGGGAATTCACCACCCAGGTCAATGGAACGTTCAACGCCTCGGGTGTACAGCAGCAAGGCAGCATGAACACCCGTGCCGTGTGGTTGGGTAATGACTGCGGCTCGGTCAAGCCGCGCAGCTGA
- the cls gene encoding cardiolipin synthase: MDYHSPYFFGYLLGLVHLLGIVAALHALFTVRTAQGAIAWAMPLFFIPYLTLIPYLIFGARSFYAYIKARRQANQEMHVAMANLNWRPWVEEALTARESESYAALRAMPKLGRMPCLANNEVKLLIDGKATFDAIFAAIEKARDVVLVQFFIIHDDNLGKALQQLLLRKAAEGVRVFVLYDRVGSHALPASYSQLLRDGGVQIHAFATRRGWFNRFQVNFRNHRKIVVVDGLLGFIGGHNVGDEYLGGHPQLSPWRDTHVQISGPVLACLQESFAEDWYWATRQLPPLILPDAYPDNGVLCQALASGPADPQETCSLFFLEAIHSASRRVWITSPYFIPDEAVFAALRLAVLRGVDVRVLIPSRPDHRIVYAASSLFAFEAVRAGVRMFRYQPGFLHQKVVLVDDDVSAIGSANLDNRSFRLNFEITLLTVDRGFADQVENMLNNDFEQAREITAEDSRDTHRLQQLGMRIARLISPIL; the protein is encoded by the coding sequence ATGGACTACCACAGCCCCTACTTCTTCGGTTACCTACTCGGCCTGGTTCACCTGCTGGGTATCGTCGCCGCACTGCACGCACTGTTCACCGTGCGCACTGCCCAAGGCGCAATCGCCTGGGCCATGCCGTTGTTCTTCATCCCCTACCTCACCCTGATCCCTTACCTGATCTTTGGTGCGCGCTCGTTCTATGCCTACATCAAGGCCCGGCGCCAGGCCAACCAGGAAATGCATGTGGCCATGGCCAACCTCAACTGGCGGCCTTGGGTAGAAGAAGCCCTTACCGCCCGCGAGTCGGAAAGCTATGCGGCGTTGCGCGCCATGCCCAAGCTCGGGCGCATGCCCTGCCTTGCCAATAACGAGGTGAAGCTGCTGATCGATGGCAAGGCAACATTCGATGCAATATTCGCCGCCATCGAAAAAGCCCGCGACGTAGTGTTGGTGCAGTTCTTCATCATCCATGACGACAACCTTGGCAAAGCGCTGCAGCAACTGCTGCTGCGCAAGGCCGCCGAGGGGGTGCGGGTGTTCGTGCTGTATGACCGTGTCGGCAGCCACGCCTTGCCGGCAAGCTACAGCCAGTTGCTGCGCGACGGTGGTGTACAGATTCATGCCTTCGCAACCCGTCGTGGCTGGTTCAACCGCTTCCAGGTGAACTTCCGTAACCACCGCAAGATCGTGGTGGTGGATGGCTTGCTCGGTTTCATCGGCGGGCACAACGTGGGCGATGAGTACCTCGGTGGCCACCCGCAGCTCTCACCCTGGCGCGACACCCATGTGCAGATCAGCGGGCCGGTGCTGGCCTGCCTGCAGGAATCGTTCGCCGAAGACTGGTACTGGGCCACGCGCCAGCTACCACCGCTGATTCTGCCGGATGCCTACCCGGACAACGGCGTGCTTTGCCAAGCCTTGGCCAGCGGCCCGGCCGACCCACAGGAAACCTGCTCGCTGTTCTTCCTTGAGGCGATCCATTCAGCCTCCCGGCGCGTGTGGATCACCAGCCCGTACTTCATCCCCGACGAGGCGGTTTTCGCCGCGTTGCGTTTGGCGGTACTGCGTGGGGTCGATGTGCGAGTGCTGATTCCGTCACGCCCAGACCATCGCATCGTCTATGCCGCTTCCAGCCTTTTCGCCTTCGAAGCGGTACGTGCGGGTGTGCGCATGTTCCGCTACCAACCGGGCTTCCTGCATCAGAAGGTGGTGCTGGTGGATGACGATGTCAGCGCGATCGGCAGTGCCAACCTGGACAACCGCTCGTTCCGCCTGAACTTCGAAATCACCCTGCTGACAGTCGACCGCGGCTTCGCTGACCAGGTCGAGAACATGCTGAACAATGACTTTGAACAGGCACGGGAAATTACTGCGGAGGACAGCCGCGATACTCATCGGCTGCAGCAACTGGGGATGCGGATTGCGCGGCTGATTTCGCCGATTCTCTGA